The Geobacter metallireducens GS-15 region GGGTGTGATCGGCATGAACGACGAGCTTCGCCGCCACTACGAGCGGTGGGTCTACCCCCGCTATCCCCTCCTTGCCTCGGTTCGCCCCTGGGACACCTATGCCCTGAACCTGGACACCCTCCATGCCCGCTTCAACGGCGCGCTCCCCAGCAGCCATGCCCGACGCATCCTCCTGGCCGGGTGCGGGAGCTTTTCACCGTACCCCACCTCCCTGGCCAACCCCGGCGTCCCCATCACCGCCCTTGACCTGTCGGCCGCGAACCTGCGGCGGGCCCGGCTCCATTGCCTGGTCCACGGCCGGTTCGGCGTCGACTTCGAGCGGGGGGACATCCTTGACCCTGCAGCAGCTTCGGGGGAATACGGCTTCATCGACTCCTTCGGGGTTATCCACCACCTGCCGGACCCCCTGGAAGGTCTGCGCGCCCTGGAGCGGCGTCTGGCGCCGGGGGGGATTCTGCGGCTCATGGTCTACAGCCGGGGGGGCCGGCGGGAGGCTGAATCGATCCGCACGGCCCTGCGGATCCTGAAGATAGGAGATGTGGCAACGGTGAAACGCCTCATCAGGCGGGCGCCAGCAGGGTCCCGCTTCCGGCGATACGTGGACGCTTCCAGCGAGGCAGCCTTTGATGCCGGCATTGCTGACGCCTTCCTCCATCCCCGGACCCGCACCTACCGCATCGACGAGCTCATGGCGCTGGTGGCGGAGACGGGGCTTACCCCCCTCATGCTCGCCCATGACAGTGCCCTCCCTTC contains the following coding sequences:
- a CDS encoding class I SAM-dependent methyltransferase → MNDELRRHYERWVYPRYPLLASVRPWDTYALNLDTLHARFNGALPSSHARRILLAGCGSFSPYPTSLANPGVPITALDLSAANLRRARLHCLVHGRFGVDFERGDILDPAAASGEYGFIDSFGVIHHLPDPLEGLRALERRLAPGGILRLMVYSRGGRREAESIRTALRILKIGDVATVKRLIRRAPAGSRFRRYVDASSEAAFDAGIADAFLHPRTRTYRIDELMALVAETGLTPLMLAHDSALPSMSEEMARLRRLEREGEETPNFILYLGRQPLGECGLSPDARLMLNPALRTAVGPLRLAPIVIPPRLGRPNSPLGFAEKRFLRRFISPVPVASLAPEERERARPFLDALFLVAFR